One region of Olleya sp. Hel_I_94 genomic DNA includes:
- a CDS encoding efflux RND transporter periplasmic adaptor subunit yields MRKIILSILGVLLIIAAIFISKSLVDNKNKPKPIAAKVIKTVFTDTVNNTTIPIVIAANGNLTAKQRVELYSEVQGIFRNGSYLFKPGQNYRKGQTLIRVDAAEYYASVQSSKSNLYNSIAAIMPDLRLDFPDVFQKWQSYLTSFDLNKTTPKLPEISSDKENYFITGRGIITNYYNVKNLEQRLSKYTITAPFNGILTEALATEGSLIRNGQKLGEFINPSVYEMQVAISKSFANILKVGETVSLTNLDKTESYTGKVSRVNGSIDATTQTVTAFIEVEDSNLKEGMYLEANLNAKSIDNAIEIDRNLLTDNQEIFVIKDSLLDVMPAKPIHFSDTKVVLKDVPNGTVILKRTVPGAYAGMLVQPFVENNKTNNSAE; encoded by the coding sequence ATGCGCAAAATTATACTATCAATCTTAGGTGTTTTACTTATTATTGCTGCCATTTTTATTTCTAAATCTTTAGTAGATAATAAAAATAAACCAAAGCCCATAGCAGCTAAAGTTATTAAAACTGTATTTACAGATACGGTCAATAATACGACTATACCTATTGTAATTGCTGCAAATGGAAATTTAACAGCTAAGCAACGTGTAGAGCTTTACTCGGAAGTACAAGGTATATTTCGTAATGGTAGTTACCTTTTTAAACCAGGTCAAAACTATCGCAAAGGGCAAACCTTAATTCGTGTGGATGCTGCAGAGTATTATGCTAGTGTACAATCTTCAAAAAGTAATTTATACAACTCGATAGCTGCAATAATGCCAGATTTACGTTTGGATTTTCCAGATGTGTTCCAAAAATGGCAAAGCTATTTGACTAGTTTTGACTTAAACAAAACCACACCAAAATTACCAGAAATATCATCTGATAAAGAAAACTACTTTATTACTGGTCGTGGCATTATCACAAATTACTACAATGTAAAAAATTTAGAGCAACGTTTGTCTAAGTATACTATAACTGCGCCTTTTAATGGGATTTTAACAGAGGCTTTGGCAACAGAAGGATCTTTAATTAGAAATGGTCAAAAACTAGGAGAATTTATTAATCCTTCAGTTTATGAGATGCAAGTGGCTATTAGTAAAAGCTTTGCCAATATCTTAAAAGTAGGCGAAACCGTTAGTTTAACTAATTTAGATAAAACAGAATCTTATACAGGTAAAGTGTCGCGTGTTAACGGTAGTATTGACGCAACCACACAAACAGTTACTGCTTTTATTGAAGTTGAAGATAGTAACCTTAAAGAAGGTATGTATTTAGAGGCAAATTTAAATGCTAAAAGTATTGATAACGCTATTGAGATAGACCGAAACTTACTAACAGACAACCAAGAAATATTTGTTATTAAGGACAGTTTGCTGGATGTGATGCCAGCTAAACCAATTCATTTTTCTGATACTAAAGTAGTTTTAAAAGACGTACCTAACGGAACAGTTATTTTAAAACGTACCGTTCCAGGAGCGTATGCAGGAATGTTAGTACAGCCATTTGTTGAAAATAACAAAACAAACAATAGCGCAGAATAA
- the gldL gene encoding gliding motility protein GldL produces MAQKKLSTMNMVYGIGAAIVIIGALFKIQHWPYGSLILTIGMIVEAIVFTLSAFEKQGGELDWALVYPELAGGQATTKKAAKEEPKDAEGLLSKKLDNLLREAKIDGELMSSLGASIKNFEGAAKGISPTVDSMAATKKYGEEMSLAAAQMESLNSLYKVQMESASRQASINEEAVENATKLKEQMQSLASNLSSLNGVYGGMLSAMNKN; encoded by the coding sequence ATGGCACAAAAGAAATTATCAACAATGAATATGGTTTATGGTATTGGAGCAGCAATTGTAATTATTGGAGCTTTATTTAAAATACAACACTGGCCTTATGGATCTCTTATTTTAACAATAGGAATGATTGTTGAAGCAATCGTATTTACTTTATCTGCTTTTGAAAAGCAAGGTGGTGAATTGGATTGGGCATTAGTATACCCAGAATTAGCAGGTGGACAAGCAACAACTAAAAAAGCTGCTAAAGAAGAGCCAAAAGATGCTGAAGGATTATTATCTAAAAAATTAGACAACTTATTAAGAGAAGCTAAAATTGATGGTGAATTAATGAGTAGCTTAGGTGCAAGCATCAAAAACTTTGAAGGCGCTGCAAAAGGAATTTCTCCAACAGTAGATTCTATGGCTGCAACTAAAAAGTATGGTGAAGAAATGTCATTAGCTGCTGCACAAATGGAGTCTTTAAACAGTCTTTATAAAGTACAAATGGAAAGTGCAAGTCGTCAAGCTTCAATCAATGAAGAAGCTGTTGAAAACGCAACTAAATTAAAAGAGCAAATGCAATCTTTAGCATCTAACTTATCTTCTTTAAACGGAGTATATGGTGGTATGTTATCTGCAATGAACAAAAACTAA
- a CDS encoding NAD(P)/FAD-dependent oxidoreductase has translation MKVDYIIVGCGLAGISFCEKLKANNKSFVVFEDSSQQSSIVAGGLYNPVTLKRFTPVWKSEEQLKTALPVYNQLEKDFGVDLDYKVPVRRRFTSLGEQNNWFEASDKVGLKPFINTTLIDNVNPNVDAQFKLGEVLSTGRLDTKLLVQKYKSDILSKGCLISQSFNHNSLVCKDNQVVYNDIEAKHIVFAEGFGIKQNPFFKALPLGGTKGQLLTIHAPELKLDYVLKSSVFVIPLGNDTYRVGSTYEQKDKTNTITTEARDMLLDKLKTFVKCDFKVLTQVAGVRPTVKDRKPLVGRHKDFKNMYLFNGLGSRGVMIAPYVANQLYNFIENNVAIDTEIDCSRFY, from the coding sequence ATGAAAGTAGATTATATAATTGTAGGATGTGGACTTGCTGGTATTTCGTTTTGCGAAAAGCTTAAAGCAAATAATAAATCGTTTGTAGTTTTTGAAGATAGCTCTCAGCAATCATCCATTGTTGCAGGTGGATTATATAATCCTGTAACTTTAAAAAGATTTACTCCTGTTTGGAAAAGTGAAGAGCAATTAAAAACAGCCTTACCTGTTTATAATCAACTGGAAAAAGATTTTGGTGTTGACTTAGATTATAAGGTTCCAGTCAGACGACGTTTTACGTCTTTAGGGGAGCAAAATAATTGGTTTGAAGCATCTGATAAAGTCGGTTTAAAACCTTTTATAAATACTACACTTATAGATAATGTAAATCCTAATGTAGACGCACAGTTTAAGCTTGGAGAGGTTTTGAGTACTGGAAGATTAGACACTAAACTTTTAGTTCAAAAATATAAATCTGATATATTATCTAAAGGTTGCTTGATTAGTCAGTCATTTAATCATAATAGTTTAGTTTGTAAAGACAATCAAGTCGTGTATAATGATATTGAGGCTAAACACATTGTTTTTGCGGAAGGTTTTGGAATTAAGCAAAACCCATTTTTTAAAGCATTACCATTAGGTGGTACAAAAGGGCAATTGTTAACTATACATGCACCAGAATTAAAATTGGATTATGTACTTAAATCCAGTGTGTTTGTAATACCATTAGGTAATGATACTTATCGTGTTGGGTCTACATACGAACAAAAAGATAAGACCAACACAATTACAACAGAGGCTAGAGATATGCTTTTAGATAAGCTTAAAACCTTTGTAAAGTGTGATTTTAAAGTGTTGACTCAAGTAGCAGGTGTTAGACCAACAGTTAAGGATAGAAAACCTTTGGTAGGTAGACATAAAGATTTTAAAAACATGTACCTTTTTAATGGATTAGGTTCTCGTGGAGTTATGATCGCACCTTATGTAGCTAACCAATTATACAATTTTATAGAAAATAATGTAGCAATAGATACTGAGATTGATTGCAGTAGGTTTTACTAA
- a CDS encoding efflux RND transporter permease subunit encodes MRKIITYFIKYHVAVNVFILAFAVFGILGYSSLKSSFFPLVESKIINVSIAYPGASPQEIEEGIVLQIEENLKGLKGVDRVTSVSRENSGTITVEIEKGENLDFMLLEVKNAVDRVPTFPTGMEPLVVSKQEEVRQTISFALSGKDIPLATLKQLGRQVENDLRAIDGISQIEVSGYPEEEIEIAVNEGSLLAYNITFSDVANAVSTSNILVTGGNIKTDAEEYLIRANNKQYYGDEMSNIIVKASADGKVVRLKDVAIVRDRFSETPNATYFNQQLAVNITVTSTNNEDLIISADKVKDYIIAYNQQHNNAQLNIVRDLSITLNQRTELLAENAIVGMILVLVFLSLFLNTRLAFWVAFGLPISFLGMFIFAGQFDVTINVLSLFGMIIVIGILVDDGIVIAENIYQHYEKGKTPIQAAIDGTMEVIPPVVSAIITTLLAFSLFLFLDSRIGEFFGEVSVIVILTLVVSLVEALIILPAHLAHSKALRPYVEEENPSKLKQFFGKMRFINKAGDRLMSFLRDKVYTPTLDFVLEFKILSLGIFIGLLVLTFGSIGGGIIGVTLFPSIASDTVTIQLEMPNGTNVKVTDSIISMIEEKSFIVNQELTEKYLKGSDKQLFENTILTLSSSSSASLRLNMLPGEERPDAIKASMVANRLRELVGPVIGTERLIFGSGGNFGGSPVSVSLLGNNIEELKASKIEMKNYLETNPLLKDIEDNDPAGIKEIRLQLKESAYLLGLDLRTVMTQVRSGFFGVQAQRFQRGQDEIRVWVRYDRPNRNSINDLDDMRILTPTGERVNLKDIANYTIERGDVAINHLEGLREIRVSADLKDPSTSSTDILDDIKANFIPQLQSKYPTITASFEGQNREATKLSSSLAQAGIPILLLIYITIAFTFRSYSQPILLLLLIPFSLTAVAWGHWILGFPVNILSLLGIIALIGIMVNDGLVLIGKFNSNLKEGMTFDVAISEAGKSRFRAIFLTSLTTIAGLAPLLLEKSRQAQFLKPMAISISFGIAYATVLTLLVLPLFLSFSNTIKQKAKWLFTGNEVTKEEVERAIKEQNEENEH; translated from the coding sequence ATGAGAAAAATAATCACTTATTTTATCAAATATCACGTAGCAGTTAATGTCTTTATTTTAGCATTTGCTGTTTTTGGTATTCTAGGATATTCGTCTTTAAAGTCTTCGTTTTTTCCTTTAGTGGAGTCTAAAATTATTAACGTTAGTATTGCGTATCCTGGAGCATCTCCTCAAGAAATTGAAGAAGGTATTGTACTTCAAATCGAAGAAAATTTAAAAGGACTAAAAGGTGTTGATCGTGTAACCTCTGTGTCTAGAGAAAATAGCGGAACAATTACTGTCGAGATTGAAAAAGGTGAAAACCTTGACTTTATGCTACTTGAGGTAAAAAATGCAGTGGACAGAGTGCCAACCTTTCCAACAGGTATGGAACCTCTAGTCGTTTCTAAACAGGAAGAAGTCCGTCAAACTATTTCTTTCGCTTTAAGCGGAAAAGACATTCCGTTAGCCACATTAAAACAATTAGGTCGTCAGGTAGAAAATGACTTACGTGCTATTGATGGTATTTCGCAAATTGAAGTGTCTGGTTATCCTGAAGAAGAAATTGAAATTGCTGTAAATGAAGGCAGTTTATTGGCGTATAATATAACATTTAGTGATGTTGCCAATGCGGTATCAACATCTAATATATTAGTAACAGGAGGTAATATAAAAACGGATGCTGAGGAGTATCTGATTAGGGCTAACAATAAACAATATTATGGAGACGAAATGTCTAATATTATTGTAAAAGCTTCAGCAGATGGTAAAGTAGTGCGTTTAAAGGATGTTGCTATTGTCAGAGATCGTTTTTCTGAAACACCAAATGCCACGTATTTTAATCAACAATTAGCAGTTAATATTACTGTAACAAGTACAAATAATGAAGATCTTATAATCTCTGCAGATAAAGTTAAGGATTACATCATTGCGTATAATCAACAACATAATAATGCACAATTAAATATTGTAAGGGATTTATCTATTACATTAAATCAGCGTACGGAGTTACTTGCAGAAAATGCAATAGTAGGTATGATTTTAGTATTAGTATTTCTATCACTTTTTTTAAATACAAGATTAGCATTTTGGGTAGCCTTTGGGTTACCAATTTCATTTTTAGGAATGTTTATTTTTGCAGGACAATTTGATGTTACCATTAACGTATTATCCTTATTTGGGATGATTATTGTTATTGGTATTTTAGTGGATGATGGTATTGTAATTGCAGAGAATATATATCAACATTACGAAAAAGGTAAAACGCCAATTCAAGCAGCTATTGATGGTACAATGGAAGTAATTCCTCCTGTGGTTTCAGCAATTATAACAACATTATTAGCCTTTTCTCTATTCTTATTTTTAGATAGTAGGATTGGAGAGTTTTTTGGTGAAGTTTCCGTCATAGTTATTCTAACCTTAGTGGTATCATTGGTTGAAGCATTAATTATTTTACCAGCTCACTTAGCGCATTCTAAAGCTTTACGACCTTATGTTGAAGAAGAAAATCCATCAAAACTAAAACAGTTTTTTGGTAAAATGAGGTTTATCAATAAAGCAGGAGATAGATTGATGTCCTTTTTAAGAGATAAAGTTTACACACCAACTTTAGACTTTGTACTTGAGTTTAAAATATTGTCTTTAGGTATTTTTATAGGGTTGTTAGTATTAACTTTTGGGTCTATTGGAGGAGGTATTATTGGTGTAACTTTGTTTCCAAGTATTGCTAGTGATACGGTTACCATTCAGCTAGAAATGCCTAACGGAACAAATGTTAAGGTGACAGATTCTATTATTTCTATGATAGAAGAAAAATCGTTTATAGTTAATCAAGAGCTAACAGAAAAGTATTTAAAAGGATCAGATAAACAATTATTTGAAAACACAATTTTGACACTAAGTAGCAGTTCTAGCGCGTCTTTAAGATTAAATATGCTTCCAGGAGAAGAACGTCCAGACGCCATTAAAGCGTCAATGGTTGCTAATAGATTAAGAGAATTAGTTGGACCAGTTATTGGTACAGAGCGTTTGATATTTGGATCTGGAGGAAACTTTGGAGGTAGTCCTGTATCTGTATCGTTATTAGGTAATAATATCGAAGAGCTTAAAGCGTCTAAAATAGAAATGAAAAACTATTTAGAAACTAATCCGTTACTTAAGGATATAGAGGATAATGATCCAGCTGGTATTAAAGAAATTAGATTGCAACTTAAAGAAAGTGCTTATCTTTTAGGGTTAGATTTACGTACAGTCATGACTCAGGTACGTTCTGGATTTTTTGGTGTGCAAGCACAACGTTTTCAGCGTGGACAGGATGAGATTAGAGTTTGGGTTAGGTATGATAGACCAAACAGAAACTCGATTAACGATTTAGACGATATGCGTATTTTAACACCAACAGGAGAGCGTGTTAATTTAAAAGATATTGCTAATTATACAATTGAAAGAGGAGATGTCGCAATTAATCACTTAGAAGGTTTAAGAGAAATTAGAGTATCTGCAGATTTAAAAGATCCTAGTACAAGTAGTACAGATATTTTGGATGATATTAAAGCTAATTTTATTCCGCAATTACAATCCAAATATCCAACAATTACAGCTTCATTTGAAGGACAAAATAGGGAAGCAACTAAATTATCAAGTTCTTTAGCGCAAGCAGGAATACCAATTTTATTGCTAATATATATTACAATAGCTTTTACTTTTAGAAGCTACAGTCAACCTATATTACTCTTATTATTAATTCCGTTTAGTTTAACAGCAGTAGCTTGGGGACATTGGATATTAGGGTTTCCGGTTAACATTTTATCATTATTAGGGATAATTGCGTTAATAGGTATCATGGTTAATGATGGGTTGGTACTTATTGGTAAGTTTAATAGTAACTTAAAAGAAGGTATGACGTTTGATGTAGCAATTTCTGAAGCTGGAAAATCACGTTTCAGAGCCATTTTTCTAACGTCTTTAACTACAATTGCAGGATTAGCACCTTTACTATTAGAAAAAAGTAGACAAGCACAATTTTTAAAACCTATGGCAATCTCTATATCTTTTGGTATAGCATATGCAACTGTTTTGACCTTATTAGTATTGCCTTTATTTTTATCGTTTAGTAATACTATTAAGCAAAAAGCTAAATGGTTGTTCACAGGTAATGAGGTAACTAAAGAAGAAGTAGAACGTGCTATTAAAGAACAAAATGAAGAAAATGAGCATTAA
- the gldM gene encoding gliding motility protein GldM — protein sequence MAGGKQSARQKMINLMYLVFIAMIAMTMSKEVLSAFGLMDKKFDRANELAIASNNGILTQLKTQAEEKPDEFDSANKLANQISAISDDFYKFLGTVKTNDIVKNGGYELEANGDLPYEEMDKGDKLDELWFTGDRLTKRGQEVLDRIEKYKADIKAVLPKEGKWQPVVQSFEDRFSTAPVKDNDGVEKKWLDYHFQGFPAIASYTKLTAMQNDVKATETNIYNGFLGNLVSNATSLKNYTAIVLADKSAFFAGEKFQGKVVLGKYANVAPTKMSVAGKEVDLSKAIDSTGAATLDFNVGNVGEHDIDGKFTFVEDGKELEIPIIGNYVVVPRPNSATISADKMNVVYRGVSNPMTISFAGVPDNKVNATGAGLSKASGIGKYSMNPGTGKEVTINVTAKLDDGSNASDRAVFRIKDIPKPTGTIAGQSEGGLPRNNIEIGTIKAELTDFDFDLPLSVTSFKFKVPGQATVNVNGNKLNGTAKAALRKARRGDAVQIFDIKSKANSSVRIKPASPIAIELAN from the coding sequence ATGGCAGGAGGAAAACAGTCCGCAAGACAAAAGATGATTAACTTGATGTACTTAGTATTTATTGCAATGATTGCAATGACTATGTCAAAAGAAGTGCTATCTGCATTCGGGTTAATGGATAAGAAATTTGATAGAGCTAATGAGTTAGCTATCGCATCAAATAATGGTATTTTAACGCAGTTAAAAACACAAGCTGAAGAAAAGCCTGATGAATTTGATTCAGCAAATAAATTAGCTAACCAAATTAGTGCAATATCTGACGATTTTTATAAATTCTTAGGAACTGTAAAAACTAATGATATTGTTAAAAATGGTGGTTATGAGTTAGAAGCAAATGGTGATTTACCTTACGAAGAAATGGATAAAGGTGATAAACTTGATGAGCTTTGGTTTACTGGAGACAGATTAACAAAAAGAGGACAAGAGGTTTTAGACAGAATAGAGAAGTATAAGGCAGATATCAAAGCTGTATTACCTAAAGAAGGTAAATGGCAGCCTGTAGTTCAAAGTTTTGAAGATCGCTTTAGTACTGCACCAGTTAAAGATAATGATGGTGTTGAGAAAAAATGGTTAGATTACCACTTCCAAGGTTTTCCAGCTATTGCATCTTACACTAAGTTAACTGCAATGCAAAATGATGTTAAAGCTACTGAGACTAATATCTACAACGGATTTTTAGGAAACTTAGTTAGTAACGCTACGTCTTTAAAAAATTATACAGCTATTGTTTTAGCTGATAAATCTGCGTTTTTTGCTGGAGAGAAATTTCAAGGAAAAGTAGTATTAGGTAAATATGCAAACGTTGCACCAACTAAAATGAGTGTAGCAGGTAAAGAAGTTGATTTGTCTAAAGCAATCGATTCAACTGGAGCAGCAACATTAGATTTTAATGTTGGTAACGTTGGAGAGCATGATATTGACGGTAAATTTACTTTCGTAGAAGATGGTAAAGAACTAGAAATTCCTATTATTGGAAACTACGTTGTAGTACCAAGACCAAATTCAGCAACTATATCAGCTGATAAAATGAATGTGGTTTATAGAGGTGTTTCTAATCCAATGACTATTTCTTTTGCAGGTGTACCTGATAATAAAGTTAATGCTACTGGAGCAGGATTATCTAAAGCTAGTGGTATTGGAAAATACTCAATGAATCCAGGAACAGGTAAAGAAGTTACTATTAACGTAACAGCTAAATTAGATGATGGTTCAAATGCTTCAGATAGAGCGGTCTTTAGAATTAAAGATATTCCAAAACCTACTGGAACTATTGCAGGTCAGTCTGAAGGTGGTTTACCAAGAAATAACATTGAAATTGGTACAATTAAAGCAGAATTAACTGACTTTGATTTTGATTTACCTTTATCAGTAACGTCATTTAAATTTAAAGTACCTGGTCAAGCTACTGTTAATGTTAACGGTAATAAACTTAATGGAACTGCTAAAGCTGCATTAAGAAAAGCAAGAAGAGGTGACGCAGTACAAATATTTGATATTAAGTCTAAAGCAAATTCTAGCGTTAGAATTAAGCCAGCAAGTCCAATAGCAATTGAATTAGCTAACTAA
- the gldN gene encoding gliding motility protein GldN, with protein MNYKSLLAVVFGVAFTAQINAQSNILNAKSPKEIGVRTDEQKALDNDKPLEYGYVDDRDVMFAKMTWEKVVLDERVNFPLYYPVDTNNIGSDRRSLFDVLTKAIDEGQIENVYNDSYFTGKRTKKELAQIRTAVDTMDIGYDQLNADGYVDPEYITTTTISSYDVSAYLIKGMWYFDKRQGELKYRLLGIAPAAPDVNYVNSNDEANKEPIPLFWIFYPDARDILHEAKAFNAKNSAMPFSFDHILNARRFSGIIFKEENVFGDRKVEEYIAENSLMQLLESERIKEKIRNFELDMWSY; from the coding sequence ATGAATTACAAATCTTTATTAGCAGTCGTATTTGGTGTAGCATTTACCGCACAAATCAATGCGCAATCTAATATTCTTAATGCTAAATCTCCAAAAGAGATTGGTGTTAGAACAGATGAACAAAAAGCGTTAGATAACGATAAGCCTCTAGAATACGGTTATGTTGATGATAGAGATGTTATGTTTGCTAAAATGACTTGGGAGAAAGTTGTATTAGATGAACGTGTAAATTTCCCATTGTACTACCCAGTAGATACAAATAACATTGGAAGTGATAGACGTTCTTTATTTGATGTGCTTACAAAAGCTATTGACGAAGGTCAAATCGAAAATGTATACAACGATTCTTATTTTACAGGAAAACGTACTAAAAAAGAGTTAGCTCAAATTAGAACAGCTGTAGATACTATGGACATTGGATACGATCAGTTAAATGCTGATGGTTATGTTGATCCAGAGTATATTACTACAACTACTATTTCATCTTATGATGTTTCTGCTTACTTAATTAAAGGTATGTGGTATTTTGATAAGCGTCAAGGAGAATTAAAATATAGACTTTTAGGTATAGCACCAGCTGCACCAGATGTTAACTATGTTAATTCTAATGACGAAGCTAATAAAGAACCTATTCCTTTATTCTGGATTTTTTATCCAGATGCAAGAGACATTTTACATGAAGCTAAAGCATTTAATGCTAAAAACAGTGCAATGCCTTTCTCTTTTGATCATATATTAAACGCACGTCGTTTTAGTGGTATCATATTTAAAGAAGAGAATGTTTTTGGAGACCGTAAGGTTGAAGAATATATTGCTGAAAATTCATTAATGCAATTATTAGAGTCTGAAAGAATTAAAGAAAAAATCAGAAACTTTGAGTTAGACATGTGGTCTTACTAA
- a CDS encoding ABC-F family ATP-binding cassette domain-containing protein — MLNIHNLSISFQGEYLFEDITFKLGNGDRVGLIGKNGAGKSTMLKILSKELEPDSGQIAADKTLKIGFLKQDIDFVLGRTVLEESYQAFTEIKEIEAKIEHINTQLAERTDYESDAYHDFMVELSDIQHQYEILGGYNYQGETEKILQGLGFKREDFNKLTDTFSGGWRMRIELAKLLLQNNDVLLLDEPTNHLDIESIIWFEGFLKNYPGAVAIVSHDKMFLDNVTNRTIEISLGRIYDYPKPYTQYLVLREEIRTQQLASQKNQQKQIEQTEKLIEKFRAKASKATMAQSLMKKLDKIDRIEVDEDDNSVMTLNFPVSITPGKVVVEANSVSKSYGDNQVLTGVDLLIERDVKTAFVGQNGQGKSTLAKILVGDLKHDGHLKLGHNVQIGYFAQNQAEYLDGSKTVLDTMIDAANETNRSKVRDILGSFLFRGEEAEKYVRVLSGGERNRLALAKLMLQPFNVLIMDEPTNHLDIKSKNVLKDALQRFEGTLILVSHDRDFLKGLTNTVFEFKDGNIKKYLGDVDYYLEQRNVENLREVEKRTVIKSQPKETPKQSYEDQKKVKSLNNKLSNCESKINQLEKEIKSIDAELATNYDETVAKPKFFENYQAKKDQLAKLMQDWEDITLQLEAF; from the coding sequence ATGCTAAATATTCATAATTTATCCATTTCATTTCAAGGAGAATACCTTTTTGAAGACATCACATTTAAATTAGGAAATGGTGATAGAGTAGGACTTATTGGTAAAAATGGAGCCGGAAAGTCAACGATGCTTAAAATTTTGTCAAAGGAATTAGAACCAGATTCTGGTCAAATTGCAGCAGATAAAACTTTAAAAATTGGTTTCTTAAAACAGGACATAGATTTTGTTTTAGGTAGAACTGTTTTAGAAGAATCGTATCAAGCTTTCACTGAAATTAAAGAGATAGAAGCAAAAATTGAGCATATTAATACGCAATTAGCAGAGCGTACAGATTATGAAAGTGATGCGTATCATGATTTTATGGTAGAACTGAGTGATATACAACATCAATATGAGATTTTAGGTGGTTATAACTATCAAGGTGAAACTGAAAAAATACTACAAGGTTTAGGATTTAAACGTGAAGATTTTAATAAACTAACCGATACGTTTTCTGGTGGATGGCGTATGCGTATCGAGCTGGCCAAATTACTATTACAAAATAATGATGTGCTACTTTTGGATGAGCCAACTAACCACTTGGATATCGAGTCTATTATCTGGTTTGAAGGTTTTTTAAAAAATTATCCAGGTGCTGTCGCAATTGTGTCGCACGATAAGATGTTTTTAGATAATGTAACTAATCGTACTATCGAGATTTCTTTAGGACGTATTTATGATTATCCAAAACCTTATACGCAATATTTAGTGTTGCGAGAAGAAATTAGAACACAACAGTTAGCGTCTCAAAAAAATCAACAAAAACAGATAGAACAAACTGAAAAGTTGATTGAAAAGTTTAGAGCCAAAGCCAGTAAAGCAACTATGGCACAATCTTTAATGAAAAAGCTAGATAAGATTGATCGTATCGAGGTTGATGAAGATGACAACAGTGTAATGACCCTAAATTTTCCAGTGTCTATAACGCCAGGAAAAGTTGTGGTCGAAGCTAATAGTGTTTCAAAAAGTTATGGTGATAATCAAGTTTTAACAGGTGTTGATTTATTAATAGAGCGTGATGTTAAAACTGCTTTTGTCGGTCAAAATGGTCAAGGTAAATCAACCTTGGCTAAGATTTTAGTTGGCGACTTAAAGCATGATGGTCATCTTAAGTTAGGTCACAATGTGCAAATAGGGTACTTTGCACAAAATCAAGCAGAATATTTAGATGGTAGTAAAACTGTATTAGATACTATGATTGATGCTGCTAACGAAACCAATAGAAGTAAAGTCCGTGATATTTTAGGATCTTTTTTATTTAGAGGTGAGGAAGCAGAAAAATATGTTAGAGTATTGTCTGGAGGAGAGCGTAATAGGTTAGCTTTAGCTAAATTAATGTTGCAGCCATTTAATGTTTTGATAATGGATGAGCCTACTAACCACTTGGATATTAAATCTAAAAACGTTTTAAAAGATGCCTTACAGCGTTTTGAAGGGACTTTAATATTAGTATCTCACGATAGGGATTTTTTAAAAGGATTAACTAATACTGTTTTTGAATTTAAAGATGGAAACATTAAAAAGTATTTAGGAGATGTTGATTATTATTTAGAGCAACGTAATGTTGAAAACTTACGTGAAGTAGAAAAACGAACGGTTATTAAAAGTCAGCCTAAAGAAACACCTAAACAATCCTACGAAGACCAGAAAAAAGTTAAGTCCCTAAATAACAAGTTAAGTAATTGCGAGTCTAAAATTAATCAATTAGAAAAAGAAATTAAATCAATTGATGCTGAGTTAGCTACTAACTACGACGAAACCGTTGCTAAACCTAAGTTTTTTGAAAACTATCAAGCTAAAAAAGACCAATTAGCAAAGCTAATGCAAGATTGGGAAGATATCACGTTGCAATTGGAAGCATTTTAG
- a CDS encoding DUF983 domain-containing protein has product MFKKGSKLYSIFTGACPKCHQESMYTNPNPYVLNKLFSMNERCSHCNTKYQIEPSFFYGSMYVSYGVGIAFAVAAFVISYIFLGSTLNTAFIAIIAAMIVFYPVIVRLSRNIWINIFMSYDKNLAEKSSAKK; this is encoded by the coding sequence ATGTTTAAAAAAGGCTCTAAATTATACTCTATTTTTACAGGTGCTTGTCCAAAGTGTCACCAAGAATCTATGTATACAAATCCAAACCCATATGTGCTAAATAAACTGTTTAGTATGAATGAGCGTTGTAGTCATTGCAACACTAAATATCAAATAGAACCATCCTTTTTTTATGGGTCAATGTACGTTAGTTATGGTGTTGGAATTGCTTTTGCTGTTGCTGCTTTTGTAATAAGCTACATATTTTTAGGCAGTACACTTAACACTGCTTTTATTGCTATTATTGCAGCAATGATTGTCTTTTACCCAGTTATAGTTAGACTATCAAGAAATATTTGGATTAATATTTTTATGAGTTATGACAAAAATTTAGCTGAAAAATCAAGCGCAAAAAAATAA